AAGGGACCTGGATTTACGTTGAATCATCTAATTCTTAAAAATGTCAATGAAGCTTCCCCTCTCTACTACCACTAGTATATCATCAAGCAAGTATGACAATCAATTGAACAAACTTAATTCGTGCAAAACGTAAAATATAGACCAAAGAGCGAATCTAAGAAGGTACTAAGAATACCCGCTCTAATATTCCAATACGAAATGAGTATGGTACATGTCGCGTAACAATGCAAAAAGCATAGAGTATTTCATGCTTTCTAACCATATAATGATACTAACAAACAGAAAGTAACGCACCGGCATATATCTTCTGATCCGCTTCTTTTTGTGCTGAACCTTCTGTTCCCCGCCAGCTTCCACGTCGCCTTGCTTCGGTACTGCCTGAATTCACATGTAACAGGAAGCTAGTGTCTCGCCTCTCAGAGAACCAACACTTCAGCTCCCCAAGGTATTATATCAGTTTCAGAAAGGGCAGGGGAGAGCATTCTTTGAACAAGGTAACAGCATCTTGTAACACAAAATTAGCCTGAAGTTTAGAATGATTTCAGTTAGACATGTTCATGATCTGGACCGGGACTAACCGGACTTCACACTTAAACTACCTTGTCCAAACCCAGCTCAGTTGGCACTATATTCAAACCAAGCTCAGACTAGGCTAGGCCAGAATAACAGGATTAGGGATAAACAAGACTTAAATCTCATCTCCTCCCACCTGTCTTTTTGAAAAGTTTGTAAACATAAAACCACAGCAGTAGTTATTCGATTAGGCTTACTACACCAGGAGCTCCTGTACTTGGCTAAATAATTCGATTGGTCCCTGAACACTTGAACATCTCGTTAGCCCATAAACTTGCTTAAGGTAACATGACTAACCCTTTAAATCACTTTAAGTAATTTTAAGGGCCAATAGATCACTTTAACCAAGTTCGAGCAGCCAATAGGTCACATTAAATAAGTTTAGAGGATATTGAGACATCTCTAAAGTTCATGGGCTAATTGAATATTTGGCCAAATACAATTCCCGATGTATTAACTATCATAAAAAGTTCAAACAACAAAAAGGAGTTGCAAGTTTAAAATAACAAGACTGCAACAACATATTTTCACTAATTAGAAATGCAAACGAACACTTGTATCATGAATCAAGCAATGtacaaacaacaaaaaaaatatcagaACCAAAATTCAACAAAACATCAGAGCATTCAGAGTCAGCTTTATAAAGAACGAAAAATGAAATATACCACAGCAATCAACAGCAGAATTAAGAActaataatcattaattttcaaTCCGACATCTAATCCATCTAAATTGAGATCAAAACCAGGCAACCCAAAACCAAATTCAATCCAAACGATTGATCTAAAACCTCTAATTGATTAAAGGAGCAGAGGAAGTAGAATAATCATAAAACTAAATTACAGATCAAAAGAGAGGAAAGAGGTTTTATTGTAGAAAAGAGATGAGCTTTATTAAAATGAAGAAGCGTACAAAGGACTCAGGGCGTGCGTTGGGCCGGAGGGTTTATGCAATTCTTTTATAAGATTATATTAAACTTGAAGCGAGAATTGGTAAAATTTCATTTCAAAATAGAAACTTTTTGTGATAATGATAAAGAGGGAGCAGCATCTTCAGCAGTAGGAAGTGTCATAATAACTGTTACTCGACAAGCCCTATCAatcaattgaaaaaaaaaagaagggtaTCCAAGCTGTTTGGCGCCTGATATGTCATCAAAGTTAAAACACTGAGAAACTAATCATTCTATTAATACTAGACCTATTCCAACAAGTTGGAAATACTATGAAAACACTTCAGTTCAAGAAGAAATGAACTAAACAACAATCATATGATCAATACACTACATTATGACTCTTTCAATTTCTGCTAATTCCCTTGATTGACAAATTCTAACAGCTCTCACCGCTACTCATAAATTGGGGGTTGAGATGctatgaacttgcttaaagtaatATGATTAACCCTATAAACCCTACTTGGCGGAGCAAAGTGGTGATTTTGATAAATTGAAGCGTGAAGcgtatcactttaagcaagttcaggggatCAATGAGCTTAGTGACCAATCGGTCACTTAACCAGGTTCAGCAGCCACTAGGTCAGGCTAAGTAAGTTCAGGGGACTATTGAGACATCTCCAAAGTTCAGGGGGATAATCGAATATTTAGCAAAAATACATGTGCTCTTGATGTATTAACTATCAATAAGGTGTTTTACAATCTTAACTAAACACTGTATATCTATTGTTTGAACTAAAAAAGTTAAACCAACAAAAAAGGAGTTGCAAGTTTAAAATAATTACAAGACTGCAACtgtatatttttacaaattagAAATGCAAACGAACACTTGTATCATGAATCAAGTAATGCACaaacaacaaaaaaagaaatcagaaccAAATTCAACTGAAAAGTAAGAGCATAGAGAGTCAGTTTTATAAAGAACGAGGAATGAAGTATTCCCTTTTTTTATCTTCATTGACACCACATCAATCAACAGTAGAATTAAGAActaataatcattaattttcaaTCAGGCATCTCTAATCCATCTAAATTTTCAATCCaaatgattaatttaaaaccccTAATTGATTAAAGGAGCAGATGAAGTAGAATAATCATAAAACTAAGCTCCagattaagaaaaagggtaccCAAACCGTCTAATGCCTGATATGTCATCAAAGTTAAAACGAGTTACAAAATACTATGGAAATACATTCagttcaagaaaaaaaaaaccacgaaaaaaaatgaactaaacaaCAATCATATGATCAATACACTACATTATGACCCTTTCAATTTCTGCTAATTCCCTTGACTAATTCTAACAGCTCTAACACAAtactaaattattatattttcccACCACTCATAAATTAGGTTCAGATGCTATGAACTTTTACAGGCTCGCTACCTTTTAAGATTAAGTTTAGAAAATATGACCAAGAAAACTACCTTGATGAGATATAACAAGAGTGTCATGAAGAAGCATAATCCCCCAACAGTAAGACaagcatttttttaaaaattccaaTAACTATAAGGTTCAATCTGGTTTTATAAACAAACTGTCTAAACCAATCCATTTTTATCCGCTGCAACAATAGTAAGAAATTCTCCACCTGTTGCTGAATTTCTCAAGCAAACCTATAACGAATTCTATAGAAAGCAGAATTCAGAGTTCATGTTTCAATATTGCCCCCAAAAAACACAGATTCAACAAGATCATAAATAAGGGGGAAAATAAAATTCTATGATGTGTTAAGCTGACTCAACATGGGCGATTATCTACTCTTGACATCAATAtgttcacgtacaaaataaatgTACAATGTCTTATGAATTctaatatttttatctttacatATGATATGAGTGTTCTTCTCATTATTGTTCTTGTGTCAGTTACTGAAGCAGCAAATGGATTACAAGCGTGGAAGATACTAGCAGATATGAATAATCAGATTGACCTTGTCCTATCAGAGGTGGTTATGCCTGGCTTATCTGGGATTGGTCTTTTGTACAAGATTATGAGCCACAAAACACGAAATAATGTTCCTGTCATCAGTAAGCGCTCAGTCTCATTTTTTCATTGATTGTTCTGGTATAGAGTCATCCCATCAAATGCCTTTTCCTATAGATAGAGTCATCCACATTATTTGAAGCCCCTATTGAACCCACTGAaccttcaatttcaatttcaatctaAATGAAGCCCTATAGAACCTATTAAGTCTGTTCTCCTAACAAATTAAAGCCTAATTGTACATTCAATTTCAATGTAAATGAATCCCATAAGATTAAAATCAACTGCTCAGATTTCTCACCTGTTTTTGGGAGTACAGGATGATCGAAGGGGCCTTTTCACGCTGAAACTTCGATTTTCAACccttcttttctcttcttccttcaaGCCATAGAACTGGTAACATGAGAATTGCTGAAATTGGCAATGAAATCTAAATGTAAAAGATGGGGCATTTAGGTGTTGAAGTAAAAGATGGATGTGCagaggagaaaaagaaagataatcCCAATCCTCTTCTTCCTTCAAGCCTTCAAACAAGTACCCAAACTTGATAATTACTGAAATTGGAGATGAAATCTAGTTAAGATACCCACGATTTTTACTGCCACAGAAGGAGCTCTTACTGTTTTTCACCTTTTCCGCTGCTCTTTGATGCTATCGAATCGGAGTTCTTTTTTTCCTTCAAGCTGGTGCTCAAACTTGAGAATGATAGAAATTGGCTAAGGAGTCTGAATGTAAAGGATGGAGAGGTTGAGGTGAGAAAGTCGAAGAAGATGAAGGTGTAGGGATTTATTCCGTTTAGTTCAGAAGATGAAGTATAGTATCTCTTCGCCACTATCGAGAGAGGAGAAAGGAAAATTGGAAGAAACCGGAATTTTTAAAGGAAGTGAGGATAGCGGGGCACCAGTAAAGacgtattttttttctttatgaaagaagaTGCATTTAATTTTAGTGCAAACCAGTAGAATAGCAGGTAGCCGATCTTATCTAGTTTTGAGTTTTAATGGAtgtgattaaatttaatttatatcGATGGTGTATATAACAATAAAGTACAATTAATTTATTTTCCAGAAATCGTTGTATACAGATGGTGAATTAAACCAGAATTAACACCCAAACCCAAACCCATCATCATGTTGACATTTCCGAAGATGTATCTTTTCCTTTACAATTCTGTTCAGACCTTTGGCTGGTAAACTTCCTATCATTCTGCTTCTTCCCCCATTTTCCTTCTCTCTCTGTATTTATGCTTTTACATGACAGGTTTATTGCTCTCTTCAGAATTTTGAGCAGCCTTCTTTCCACTCACTCAATTACTGGAGCTTATGCTTCTTCTGGAGAGCTTATCTGTCAGTCTTTTTGCTCCAATTTCATCATTTGATTcgagtttttaattttattttaatccaACATGTTTGTGTACTTTGAAGGTATTTTGCAAGTTGCTGCATTCTTGGAAGTAATACATGGAGCCCTGGGTAAATTTAATTTGATTCTTTTAAGCTCAATTGAATAGAATAATTTTGAATTAAGTTAAGCTAACTATGTTTTTAATTGTTCAAAATGTAAGGCATTGTTCCAAGTGGATTGTTGTTCCCGTTTATGCAATGGGGTGGAAGAACCCATTTTGTGTTCATCATCCGTAACCTTGCCGAGGTTTGTACTTTATTCCTTTCTGAAAATTCTTATTTTAGTTAACTAAATAGATACCTTTGGTGTTTACCTAATTGATCATCTCTTCAATGGTTTGTTGATGGTTCCATTGATTCAATTATTCACTTAACTTTTGTAGGTTCAGGAACTGCCATCAGTTTTTATAACCTTTCTTGTTTGGTCTCTAGCCGAGGTGAGTCCCTTAATATTTTCTTCATATTTGGGAAATTATATATCTGTTTTATGGCTTGTCTTCATTTGGCTTGAAAATTGTTGGTTGTGAGCCAGATAATTATATAGAGAGTTATTTTTTCATATCTAAGCAAATCTGCCGGCACATAGCTCACATCCTATTGCTTATCAAACTGAAAAACTTCCCTTACATGTTTCAATTCAATACATTCAGTTTGGCATTCATCTCATATCAAGACATTCGGTTTAGTATTGTCATTGTCATGAAACCAACTCAACTAAAAGCTCAAAtaaatcaacaaatggggctgtcaggaatcgaaccctggaccacttggtcacactggctttgataccatgtcatgaaaccaaCTCAAGTAAAAGCTcaaactgatagttaaaggtccactcatattaatatctgacagtTACTAATTCATTATACCTGTTGCATGCTAAATATACTTTAGTTAGCAGACATGCTTGGAGGCTACATTATTGGAGAATTATTGAGCATGCTTCAACTTGTTTCTCACAAAATTTTACTGCCATGGACTTATAACTCATTTTAGTAACATGAGAAGTGAAATCTTACTATGATATTTTTCAAAACCAACAAAATGTAATGGTCGATGTCATATGATACTAGTGAGATGGTTGTAGATAGAGGCAGACTAAAACCTGTAATTCAAGGTTACAAGGCTTGTTATATGTTTCATGGACACTCCTTTTTAGTAGCTTTTCTGCATTTAGTGTCTGTATCCGTGTCTGTGTCCATTTTTGTTTGaaggctattttatgaaggttatgttttaagTTTTTGGTATCTATTTCCATGCCCATGTCcttgtccgtgcaacataggtttTCTGAGCTCCATCTGAGACTGATATGCCATTTTCTGATCTTCTTCCCTATTCGGTTTTCATAAATTCATGATTTAAAACAGAATAACTGCAAGGAACGATGAGTTATTTTCTAACTTAATCCTCTTTGTATTGTCTTATCATGTCCTTTCAAATTTCTTTTGTCATTGTCCATTCAAAAAGTTTCTATGTCCAGTTTCATTTGTTTGTTCTTGCTATATTCTTACATAAAGACCAAATGACATGTTTGCAATGCTGATCACAGGTAATTAGATATTCACAGTATGCTTTGAACATCATTGGAAATTGTCCATCTTGGATCACTTACCTCAGGTTTGATGTAAATATGTACATTGGTGTGTGCTAATCTCGTGTTGGTTAAATACCTCTGGCTCTTGCTTGCCCTCTATCTCACATGCACACAAAAGCTCACTCAAAACAGTTATCCGTAGACACGTTTAATTTAATACTGTCAGAGCTGTAGTCTTTTCTTTAGACATCTTGTTAAAACTTTTGCTATTCTCCAGGTATACAGCATTCATCGTTCTATATCCTGTGGGAATTGCTCCTGGTGAAAGTAAGTGGAATAATTGTATAGAAATCACTGAACAAATGTACATTAACATCCATCTACCCATAGCAGTCCTCCATTGTGTAAATATATTTACTTGTTTCCTTACAATTTTGTATTCTTGAATCAACACTTTGCAGTGTGGCTGATGTATCAAGCACTCCCATATATAAAGAACAAGAACCTTTACGGTGATTTCTTTGCTTCTCTTCCGATCAGCTATCCTAACTTCCTCAAGGTATGTCTTAGCTTCTACTGGGATTTGCGTGATTGCTTATATTTTCTATTCCATCCATGATGGCAAATGTTCAGTAGTTAATCTGAAGCATTATTTGGGTACACAATCTATTTATTTTGCCTCAACAACACAGGTTGAAAGTACCAAATTTACTAAGGATTGTAGTCGGTGCTATAATTGGTAATCATATTGTTGAAGTGTAAAACCATGATGAGACGGAACATTTTACAAATATGGAAACTGAAGATAGAgttgattatatatttttacctTGTTCTTCCAACATGTGCTAACATTGTGAAGATTTCCACTAAACTAGTTCTATAGCTTGGCTGAGATTTGTATAGTTTATAACAATTTGGTTCATGGATTTTGCATTTTCTATACTGTTGGTTAATCTTTCTTGCATTGAtaacagtgtgagttgcatttATTGTTGTGTTTCTGTGTAAGGACAAGTTTTCACTATTGGATCTTTTTTATAGGAATTCATGATCTTACTTTTTGATGCTCATATTTACAACAGGTTGTGCTGGTCTGCTACCCCTTCCTGTGGTTGAAACTGTATATGCACTTGTTAAAGCAACGGCGGTCAAAGCTGGGAAAACGCCAAGAGAAGAAGAATATGTGAGTATATACATTATTTCAGTTAGTATAATTAAATGATTCAGATATTTTCAAGCATAAAAATCAGATATTGTTGAGATGATTTGCCGAGGAAACATCTTTTGGCATGTACATGATGAATAAACTTGTGTTTGTTCATCTTTGAATCAATATCTTCTGCCTCTTATTTGTCTTAATGATAAGGCTGCATATTCATAATCCTGTCTAAATCTCTGCTTACATTTAGATTTGGAGAAACAATTTATTAGTTTCTatgtttttgtaattatatattaCACTAGTATAGTCAATGTAGTTTTACATATTTCATTTGGATATAGTATTAGAGTTAACTTGCAATATACTATAGTGGAAAGAACAGGCAGGTTACAAAAAAAGGATTTGTAAATTGAGATGACATCATCATTCATCCTTTCTTAAAGAAACTTGATCTCAAGGTATAAAAGGGATTTGTTGGTCCTGTATGGATTGGGATCCTTCGCATCTAAGGATAGAGACGACTTTCCCAACCAATTTAAGAAGTTTGAAACATAGGAGTTCCGCCCCAGCTACCTCAAAATGTTCTATGGCCCATACTTTTAGGGTCTGAGCTTGTTGCTTGATGCGTTGGAAGCCTCTTTTGCTCAAGTATACAAGAATTTCATCCCTTACTTCAAATTGCAAACTCTCCTTTGCACATtttcatggaaccgattgaactaaaagctcgagctgatagttaaggtctaatcatatatcttatattaatttctGACACATCCCCACACACAAATGCCCCTTGGGCTTGCAGGACTCGAACCCTggaccgtttggtcctagaggctctgataccatgtcatggaaccgattgaactaaaagctcgagctgatagttaaggtccaatcatATATCTGACACACATCAACCTTCCCCTTTACCTTAGCATTATTCTTCTCTATTTTAGCTCGCACCTTTCATGCAGTTGTTGGATCTCTTGAGCTAGTTTTTATGCTGAGAGATTATACTTCGTATCTCTAAAGAAGTTTCCAAAGTTAAATGTATGGTTCAGCACCTTCGTCCACGATGACTCTGGTAGTA
The window above is part of the Euphorbia lathyris chromosome 3, ddEupLath1.1, whole genome shotgun sequence genome. Proteins encoded here:
- the LOC136223989 gene encoding uncharacterized protein, with the protein product MLTFPKMYLFLYNSVQTFGWFIALFRILSSLLSTHSITGAYASSGELICILQVAAFLEVIHGALGIVPSGLLFPFMQWGGRTHFVFIIRNLAEVQELPSVFITFLVWSLAEVIRYSQYALNIIGNCPSWITYLRYTAFIVLYPVGIAPGEMWLMYQALPYIKNKNLYGDFFASLPISYPNFLKVVLVCYPFLWLKLYMHLLKQRRSKLGKRQEKKNM